From one Paractinoplanes brasiliensis genomic stretch:
- a CDS encoding YciI family protein: MQFFVYGRDRPGSLERKMELTERHWAFLDPYADRLIARGPTVDERGDPTGSVHIVDLPDVAAARVFAYAEPYCLSGIFESVMLCRYVSLLGRVVPNDTGYLVLTGGVTPITSKHLFAYGDLFALDGAAHLGRAALLDAPTLDAAMRTAPEDATVRPWRRGGRR, encoded by the coding sequence GTGCAGTTCTTCGTCTACGGCCGCGACCGTCCCGGCTCCCTCGAGCGCAAGATGGAGCTCACCGAGCGGCATTGGGCCTTTCTCGACCCGTACGCGGATCGTCTCATCGCCCGCGGCCCCACCGTTGACGAACGTGGGGATCCCACCGGGAGCGTGCACATTGTGGACCTGCCCGACGTGGCGGCCGCGCGCGTGTTCGCCTATGCCGAGCCGTATTGTCTGTCCGGCATCTTCGAATCGGTGATGCTGTGCCGCTACGTCAGCCTGCTGGGCCGAGTCGTCCCGAACGACACCGGTTACCTGGTCCTCACCGGCGGCGTCACCCCGATAACCTCCAAACACCTTTTCGCGTACGGGGATCTGTTCGCTCTCGACGGTGCGGCGCATCTGGGCCGCGCGGCCCTGCTCGACGCGCCCACACTGGACGCCGCGATGAGAACGGCTCCCGAGGACGCCACGGTCCGTCCCTGGAGGCGGGGTGGTCGCCGCTGA
- a CDS encoding AfsR/SARP family transcriptional regulator, whose protein sequence is MTDPSDGRPLLAARLLGGFRITIDGVLVDTASRRRTRHVLAYLLTHRRAAVPRDVLTETFWPRATPAAARNNLHVTLSGVRQVLRAAHPLAGVERRFDTYRLTGAIDVWTDVEQFEHHRAEADQLERRGAHAAAMREREAACQLYEADFLEDDRYLDWAVPVRESLRLDMIDLQSRLIDGYLEEGTYGPATFLARRLVEADPCNEPVNRQLMACYAAAGLRHLALAQYHRLAERLWESLRVRPSSATTAYFHELRNPRHDGLTLIAS, encoded by the coding sequence ATGACTGATCCGAGCGACGGACGACCGCTGCTGGCCGCACGCCTTCTGGGCGGCTTCCGAATCACGATCGACGGTGTCCTGGTCGACACCGCCTCGCGCCGGCGCACCCGGCACGTGCTCGCCTACCTGCTGACCCACCGCCGGGCCGCCGTCCCGCGCGACGTGCTCACCGAGACGTTCTGGCCGCGGGCGACGCCGGCCGCCGCCCGCAACAACCTGCACGTCACGCTGAGCGGGGTGCGCCAGGTGCTGCGCGCGGCCCACCCCCTCGCCGGGGTGGAACGCCGGTTCGACACCTACCGGCTGACCGGCGCGATCGACGTCTGGACCGACGTCGAGCAGTTCGAGCACCACCGTGCGGAGGCCGACCAGCTCGAGCGGCGCGGCGCGCACGCGGCCGCGATGCGCGAGCGGGAGGCCGCCTGCCAGCTGTACGAGGCGGACTTCCTGGAGGACGACCGGTATCTCGACTGGGCCGTGCCGGTCCGGGAGTCGCTGCGGCTCGACATGATCGACCTGCAGAGCCGGCTGATCGACGGCTACCTGGAGGAAGGCACGTACGGCCCGGCCACCTTCCTGGCCCGGCGCCTGGTCGAGGCCGACCCCTGCAACGAGCCCGTGAACCGGCAGCTCATGGCCTGCTACGCGGCGGCCGGGCTGCGGCACCTCGCGCTCGCGCAGTACCACCGGCTGGCCGAGCGTCTGTGGGAGAGCCTGCGGGTGCGGCCGTCCTCCGCCACCACCGCGTACTTTCACGAACTGCGCAACCCCCGGCACGACGGGCTGACCCTGATTGCGTCGTGA
- a CDS encoding GrpB family protein yields the protein MSIEIRDYDPAWPAAAERAVREACAALGDTVTVAEHVGSTAVPGLPAKPIIDLMAAAPSLDAVRAREDRLSELGYEHVDAHMPRRLLYRRPGYHLHIVTADTWDTRNQRILRDHLRANDQDRDAYAALKRELAGSAEDADAYTRGKTALIQQIMDRARAERGLPPVNVWEAG from the coding sequence GTGAGCATCGAGATACGTGACTACGACCCGGCCTGGCCCGCCGCCGCCGAGCGGGCCGTGCGAGAGGCTTGCGCCGCGCTGGGCGACACCGTCACCGTCGCCGAGCACGTGGGCAGCACGGCTGTGCCCGGCCTGCCCGCCAAGCCGATCATCGACCTGATGGCCGCCGCGCCCTCGCTCGACGCCGTACGCGCCCGCGAGGACCGGCTGAGCGAGCTGGGTTACGAGCACGTCGACGCACACATGCCGCGGCGCCTGCTGTACCGTCGGCCCGGGTATCACCTGCACATCGTCACCGCCGACACGTGGGACACCCGCAACCAGCGCATCCTGCGCGACCACCTGCGCGCCAACGACCAGGACAGGGACGCCTACGCCGCCCTGAAACGCGAGCTGGCCGGCTCCGCGGAGGACGCCGACGCCTACACCCGCGGCAAGACCGCCCTCATCCAGCAGATCATGGACAGAGCCCGAGCCGAACGCGGCCTCCCACCCGTCAACGTGTGGGAGGCCGGATAG
- a CDS encoding AfsR/SARP family transcriptional regulator codes for MVTEAAAAPAAPRVALTFDVLGPLAVHRNGRPVRLGPVQQQVVLAVLLLHGDRPLSVPAMIDAVWGENAPASAVNLVQRHVSGLRRVLEPDRAAHAATSRLAWTGSGYRLGVGDDVFDLARFEAAVRRARQARDAGDPKAAAGELRTALLLVRGPLCDGLSSPFLDAERERRAERVLGVLEDRIELDLAAGDAVAVVDELRRLVTEHPLRERWHELLMLALSRAGRRADALAAFQHARRLLRDELGVDPAAPLRQLHQSILAGETTGTEPPRTATAVPAQLPHALGDFVGREAELRQLDRLLDRDEAGVAAISGTAGVGKTTLAVTWAHRVRERFPEGQLYVNLRGFDPAGAPADPGKVIRGFLEALAVPPDRIGADPDAHAALYRSAVAGRRVLIVLDNALDADQVRPLLPGTPGCLVVVTSRNELLSLVALDGARPVHVDLMSPSQARDLIGRRLGRDRVHDEPAAVRQIIDACARLPLALSVVVARAAAHPQFPLSATAEELRRAQGSLDVFDAGDLVTNVRAVFACSYRALTAPAARLFRLLGLHPGPDISIAAAGGLAAVPAAAVRAQINELARAHLIAERAPGRFVLHDLLRAYAAELVAATESPDERRAAVRRSLDHYLHTAYAADRRLGEFRDDLIGLEPAVPGARTEQPADQQAALAWFAAEEPVLLASLRQAVHDGYDRHAWQLGWTLIPFLDRQGRAHDLAAAQELALAAAKRMTEPRGEAVTRVGLAVGYIRLGRYAEARQQLNIAYRTFENLGEHIGMGHARRSLAWVLDCEGEYHEALGYVQQALDHFRRGGHETGEARALNALGWFHSRLGEHEKALHYCRHALELQRRLGDRWDQADTLDSVGRAYFQLGRFDESADYYTEAIELYVEFGDRFDEGHALIALGDARAAAGDRVSAVAAWQRAAEVLEQLDAPAVAEARSRLLADRIGLLSQE; via the coding sequence ATGGTTACGGAGGCCGCTGCAGCACCCGCTGCACCGCGTGTTGCACTGACCTTCGACGTGCTCGGGCCGCTGGCCGTGCACCGCAACGGCCGGCCGGTCCGGCTGGGGCCCGTGCAGCAGCAGGTCGTGCTGGCGGTCCTGCTGCTGCACGGCGACCGGCCGCTGAGCGTGCCCGCGATGATCGACGCGGTCTGGGGTGAGAACGCCCCGGCCTCCGCGGTCAACCTCGTGCAGCGGCACGTGTCCGGCTTGCGGCGGGTGCTCGAACCCGATCGCGCCGCGCACGCCGCGACCAGCCGGCTGGCCTGGACCGGCTCGGGTTACCGGCTCGGCGTCGGCGACGACGTGTTCGACCTGGCGCGGTTCGAGGCCGCCGTGCGCCGGGCCCGGCAGGCGCGCGACGCCGGCGACCCCAAAGCCGCCGCCGGCGAGCTGCGTACGGCTCTGCTGCTCGTCCGCGGCCCACTGTGCGACGGCCTGAGCAGCCCGTTCCTCGACGCCGAACGGGAACGCCGGGCCGAACGGGTGCTCGGCGTGCTGGAGGACCGCATCGAGCTCGACCTGGCCGCCGGTGACGCCGTCGCGGTCGTCGACGAGCTGCGCCGGCTGGTCACCGAGCACCCGCTGCGCGAACGGTGGCACGAGCTGCTCATGCTCGCGCTGTCCCGGGCCGGGCGGCGGGCCGACGCGCTGGCCGCTTTCCAGCACGCCCGGCGGCTGCTGCGCGACGAGCTCGGTGTCGACCCGGCCGCGCCACTACGACAGCTGCACCAGAGCATCCTGGCCGGAGAGACCACCGGCACCGAGCCGCCCCGGACAGCGACCGCCGTGCCGGCCCAGCTTCCGCACGCGCTGGGCGACTTCGTCGGCCGTGAGGCCGAGCTCCGGCAGCTCGACCGGCTCCTCGACCGGGACGAGGCCGGTGTGGCCGCGATCTCGGGAACGGCCGGCGTCGGCAAGACGACACTGGCGGTGACCTGGGCCCACCGCGTACGGGAGCGCTTCCCCGAAGGCCAGCTCTACGTCAACCTGCGCGGGTTCGACCCGGCCGGCGCCCCGGCCGACCCGGGCAAGGTCATCCGCGGGTTCCTTGAGGCCCTGGCCGTGCCGCCGGACCGGATCGGCGCCGACCCCGACGCGCACGCCGCCCTCTATCGCAGCGCGGTGGCCGGCCGGCGCGTCCTGATCGTGCTCGACAACGCCCTCGACGCCGACCAGGTGCGGCCGCTGCTGCCCGGCACGCCCGGCTGCCTGGTCGTCGTGACCAGCCGCAACGAACTGCTCAGCCTGGTCGCCCTGGACGGCGCCCGGCCGGTGCACGTCGACCTGATGAGCCCGAGCCAGGCCCGCGACCTGATCGGGCGGCGGCTCGGGCGCGACCGGGTGCACGACGAGCCGGCCGCCGTCCGGCAGATCATCGACGCCTGCGCCCGCCTGCCGCTCGCCCTGTCGGTCGTGGTCGCCCGCGCGGCGGCCCATCCGCAGTTCCCGCTCTCCGCCACCGCCGAGGAGTTGCGCCGCGCCCAGGGCAGCCTCGACGTGTTCGACGCGGGTGACCTGGTCACGAACGTACGGGCGGTGTTCGCCTGCTCGTACCGGGCGCTGACCGCCCCCGCCGCCCGCCTGTTCCGGCTGCTCGGCCTGCACCCCGGCCCCGACATCTCGATCGCCGCCGCCGGGGGACTGGCCGCCGTGCCCGCCGCCGCGGTGCGCGCGCAGATCAACGAGCTGGCCCGCGCCCACCTGATCGCCGAACGCGCCCCGGGCCGGTTCGTGCTGCACGACCTGCTGCGCGCGTACGCCGCGGAGCTGGTCGCCGCCACCGAGTCGCCCGACGAGCGGCGGGCCGCGGTCCGGCGCTCGCTGGACCACTACCTGCACACCGCGTACGCCGCCGACCGCCGGCTCGGCGAGTTCCGTGACGACCTGATCGGCCTGGAACCGGCCGTCCCCGGCGCTCGCACCGAGCAACCGGCCGACCAGCAGGCCGCGCTCGCCTGGTTCGCAGCCGAGGAACCGGTGCTGCTGGCCTCGCTGCGGCAGGCTGTCCACGACGGCTACGACCGGCACGCCTGGCAGCTGGGCTGGACGCTGATCCCGTTCCTCGACCGGCAGGGCCGCGCCCACGACCTCGCCGCCGCGCAGGAACTGGCCCTGGCCGCGGCGAAGCGCATGACCGAGCCGCGCGGTGAGGCGGTCACCAGGGTCGGGCTGGCGGTGGGATACATCCGCCTGGGCCGGTATGCCGAGGCCCGCCAGCAGCTGAACATCGCGTACCGCACCTTCGAGAACCTCGGCGAGCACATCGGCATGGGGCACGCGCGCCGATCGCTGGCCTGGGTTCTCGACTGCGAGGGCGAGTATCACGAAGCCCTCGGCTACGTCCAGCAGGCTCTGGACCATTTCCGGCGGGGCGGGCACGAGACCGGGGAGGCGCGGGCACTCAACGCGCTCGGCTGGTTCCACTCCCGCCTCGGCGAGCACGAGAAGGCGCTGCACTACTGCCGGCACGCCCTGGAGTTGCAGCGCCGGCTCGGCGACCGCTGGGATCAGGCCGACACGCTCGACAGCGTCGGCCGGGCCTACTTCCAGCTCGGCCGGTTCGACGAGTCCGCGGACTACTACACCGAGGCGATCGAGCTGTACGTCGAGTTCGGCGACCGCTTCGACGAGGGGCACGCGCTCATCGCGCTCGGGGATGCCCGCGCCGCGGCCGGGGACCGCGTGTCGGCCGTCGCGGCCTGGCAGCGGGCGGCGGAGGTGCTGGAGCAACTGGACGCGCCGGCCGTGGCCGAGGCGCGTTCCCGGCTCTTAGCGGATCGGATCGGGCTGCTAAGCCAGGAGTAA
- a CDS encoding response regulator encodes MITVLVADDHALIRSGLAGMLGAQPDLTIVGAAADGAEAVRMAAELSPDVVVMDIRMPTLDGIEATRRIRAAAEAPAVLVLTTFDLDEYVYDALRAGAGGFLLKDAPPGQLAEAVRTVAAGDSLLAPAVTRRLITRFLRVPPSAAATAAAADRLTERELEVLRLIARGQSNTEIAARLFLSDATVKTHVSRVLTKLGLRDRVQAVVYAYENGLVTPGEDET; translated from the coding sequence ATGATCACGGTGCTGGTCGCGGACGACCACGCGCTCATCCGCTCCGGTCTGGCCGGCATGCTCGGCGCCCAGCCCGACCTGACGATCGTCGGTGCGGCCGCCGACGGCGCCGAGGCGGTCAGGATGGCCGCCGAGCTCTCCCCCGACGTGGTGGTCATGGACATCCGCATGCCGACGCTCGACGGCATCGAGGCCACCCGCCGCATCCGGGCCGCCGCCGAGGCGCCGGCCGTGCTGGTGCTGACCACCTTCGACCTGGACGAGTACGTCTACGACGCGCTGCGCGCCGGAGCCGGCGGCTTCCTGCTCAAGGACGCCCCGCCCGGCCAGCTCGCCGAGGCCGTCCGCACGGTGGCCGCCGGTGATTCGCTGCTTGCCCCGGCCGTGACCCGCCGGCTGATCACCCGCTTCCTGCGCGTGCCCCCGTCGGCCGCCGCCACGGCCGCGGCGGCCGACCGGCTGACCGAGCGGGAGCTGGAGGTTCTGCGGCTGATCGCCCGTGGCCAGAGCAACACCGAGATCGCCGCCCGGTTGTTCCTGTCCGACGCCACGGTGAAGACCCACGTCAGCCGGGTGCTGACCAAGCTGGGCCTGCGCGACCGGGTGCAGGCCGTGGTCTACGCCTACGAGAACGGCCTGGTCACACCGGGCGAGGACGAGACCTGA
- a CDS encoding RiPP maturation radical SAM C-methyltransferase, producing the protein MNTRGPVVIVSMPFHGADRPSIQAGLLAAIVREHGFAARTLHANLDLAARIGPARYEQLAQHRDRMLGEWLFSVAAFGARAPDPGSALLDDLPGGFPDRKELLRIRHEVVPAYLDDLVNTYEWRQTSVAGFTCTFQQNTASFALARRLKNRFPDLVTVFGGANFDDEMGIEWVRTIDCVDYAIRGEADESFPQLLHALATGDNPAGIPGVIRRDDDGTVTATPPAPPSALPVVAPDYDEFFRADHDSRVWIPIETSRGCWWGEKHHCTFCGLNATTMRFRAKPPGSALEELDRQARRYGHFTFAAVDNILDTGYLRTLLPELAARDRGYELFYEIKANLRRDQVRLLARAGVTRVQPGLESLSTRVLALMRKGATAPQNVNLLRWARYYGLDVQWNLLWGFPGETRDDYTGQAALVPRLAHLQPPGGADRIWLERFSPLFTDERVRGRRPERSYAYVYPPSIDLERVAYFFEYEVAGGLPEEAYDGLRRAAGAWQRAWDAPGRPSLTFRHAPRFLQVYDARHPGHECTHTFDGPAADVYSACSDRPARARAVRETLGLSAHTVHESLAEFDRLGLMLLEDDTALALALPAVAGR; encoded by the coding sequence ATGAACACGCGCGGGCCGGTCGTGATCGTGTCGATGCCGTTCCACGGCGCCGACCGGCCCTCGATCCAGGCCGGGCTGCTGGCCGCGATCGTCCGCGAGCACGGCTTCGCGGCCCGCACCCTGCACGCGAACCTCGATCTCGCCGCGCGGATCGGGCCGGCCCGCTACGAGCAGCTGGCTCAGCACCGCGACCGGATGCTGGGGGAGTGGCTGTTCTCGGTCGCGGCGTTCGGCGCCCGCGCCCCCGATCCGGGGTCGGCCCTGCTCGACGACCTGCCCGGCGGCTTCCCGGACCGCAAGGAGCTGCTGCGGATCCGGCACGAGGTGGTGCCGGCCTATCTCGACGACCTGGTGAACACCTACGAGTGGCGGCAAACGAGTGTGGCCGGTTTCACCTGCACGTTTCAGCAGAACACCGCGTCGTTCGCCCTCGCGCGCCGGCTCAAGAATCGCTTTCCCGATCTCGTGACGGTGTTCGGCGGCGCCAATTTCGACGACGAGATGGGGATCGAGTGGGTTCGCACGATCGACTGTGTCGACTACGCGATTCGCGGCGAGGCCGACGAGTCTTTTCCGCAATTACTGCACGCCCTCGCGACCGGTGACAATCCGGCCGGAATTCCCGGGGTGATCCGCCGTGACGACGACGGCACGGTCACCGCCACCCCGCCGGCGCCCCCGTCGGCGCTGCCGGTCGTCGCGCCGGACTACGACGAGTTCTTCCGCGCCGATCACGACTCCCGGGTCTGGATCCCGATCGAGACGTCGCGCGGCTGCTGGTGGGGCGAGAAGCATCACTGCACGTTCTGCGGCCTCAACGCCACCACCATGCGGTTCCGCGCCAAGCCGCCGGGCAGCGCCCTCGAGGAGCTCGACCGGCAGGCCCGCCGCTACGGGCATTTCACCTTCGCCGCCGTCGACAACATCCTCGACACCGGCTATCTGCGCACGCTGCTGCCCGAACTGGCCGCGCGGGACCGGGGGTACGAGCTGTTCTACGAGATCAAGGCCAACCTGCGCCGCGATCAGGTGCGGCTGCTGGCCCGGGCCGGGGTGACCCGGGTGCAGCCGGGCCTGGAATCGCTGAGCACGCGCGTTCTCGCCCTGATGCGCAAGGGGGCGACGGCCCCGCAGAACGTCAACCTGCTGCGCTGGGCGCGGTACTACGGCCTCGACGTGCAGTGGAACCTGCTCTGGGGCTTCCCCGGCGAGACCCGCGACGACTACACCGGGCAGGCCGCTCTGGTGCCGCGCCTGGCCCACCTGCAACCGCCGGGCGGCGCCGACCGCATCTGGCTCGAACGGTTCAGCCCGCTGTTCACCGACGAACGTGTCCGCGGCCGCCGGCCCGAGAGAAGCTACGCGTACGTCTACCCGCCGTCGATCGACCTGGAGCGGGTGGCCTACTTCTTCGAGTACGAGGTGGCCGGCGGCCTGCCCGAGGAGGCGTACGACGGGCTGCGCCGTGCGGCCGGGGCCTGGCAGCGCGCCTGGGACGCGCCCGGGCGGCCCTCCCTGACATTCCGCCACGCCCCGCGATTCCTGCAGGTCTACGACGCGCGCCACCCGGGTCACGAGTGCACACACACGTTCGACGGGCCCGCCGCCGACGTCTACTCCGCGTGCTCTGACCGTCCGGCGCGTGCCCGGGCCGTACGGGAAACGCTCGGTCTGAGCGCGCACACCGTGCACGAATCGCTCGCCGAGTTCGACCGGCTGGGCCTGATGCTCCTCGAGGACGACACCGCGCTCGCGCTTGCCCTGCCGGCCGTCGCGGGCCGCTGA
- a CDS encoding sensor histidine kinase: MHNGLFRLLGTGPRAAARQAGVLLGLAGLLALLGTASDPGHADRLVLVAICDFALAAVALLPWWSRARPNAPAWLALPSFAVLGLSTWSFGGSASGTGPFLVLIYVWAALHFPRWILLAYAVPATLAYLAPLVLTDQPPLVLSSALVLMPVAITVALLIEAQARHLRHERERLARVEQWRSAMMSTLAHDVRTPLATVRVVLEELAAEADPPVAQLVDAALRQTARITGLAEGLLDAQRIDRDGRLQLDLREYPARTLVKETLTHVRSTDAPVTVDVDDAQTLHVDRQRFEQILVNLLTNAMRYGAPPVEVRVTRGDGHDRLEVRDHGPGIPDHLRERLFQQFAVGGPQGIGLGLWIVRQLAEAHGGQASAEARDPGVAMVVTFPSSGSPREHRDT; the protein is encoded by the coding sequence GTGCACAACGGTCTTTTCCGGCTCCTGGGGACCGGGCCGCGGGCGGCGGCCCGGCAGGCTGGGGTGCTCCTGGGGCTGGCGGGGTTGCTGGCTCTGCTGGGAACCGCCAGCGACCCCGGACATGCGGACCGGCTCGTGCTGGTGGCGATCTGTGACTTCGCGCTTGCCGCGGTCGCGCTGCTGCCCTGGTGGTCACGGGCGAGGCCGAACGCGCCCGCCTGGCTGGCGCTGCCGTCGTTCGCGGTGCTCGGCCTGTCGACCTGGTCGTTCGGCGGATCGGCCAGCGGCACCGGCCCGTTCCTGGTGCTGATCTACGTGTGGGCGGCGCTGCACTTCCCGCGCTGGATCCTGCTGGCCTACGCCGTGCCGGCGACGCTCGCGTACCTGGCGCCGCTCGTGCTCACCGATCAACCGCCGCTCGTGCTGAGCAGCGCGCTCGTCCTGATGCCGGTCGCGATCACCGTCGCGCTGCTGATCGAGGCCCAGGCCCGCCACCTGCGCCACGAGCGGGAACGCCTGGCCCGCGTCGAGCAGTGGCGCTCGGCCATGATGAGCACGCTCGCTCACGACGTGCGGACACCCCTGGCCACCGTACGGGTGGTGCTGGAGGAACTGGCGGCCGAGGCGGACCCACCCGTCGCGCAGCTGGTCGACGCGGCCCTGCGGCAGACCGCGCGCATCACCGGGCTGGCCGAGGGGCTGCTCGACGCCCAGCGCATCGACCGCGACGGCCGCCTCCAGCTCGACCTGCGCGAATACCCGGCCCGCACGCTCGTGAAGGAGACCCTGACCCACGTGCGCAGCACCGACGCGCCCGTGACGGTCGACGTCGACGACGCGCAGACGCTGCACGTGGACCGGCAGCGCTTCGAGCAGATCCTGGTCAACCTGCTCACCAACGCGATGCGGTACGGCGCGCCGCCGGTCGAGGTGCGCGTCACGCGCGGCGACGGCCACGATCGGCTGGAGGTCCGCGACCACGGTCCCGGCATCCCCGACCATCTGCGCGAACGGTTGTTCCAGCAGTTCGCGGTCGGCGGCCCCCAGGGCATCGGGCTCGGCCTCTGGATCGTCCGGCAGCTGGCCGAGGCGCACGGCGGGCAGGCGTCGGCCGAGGCACGCGACCCGGGAGTGGCCATGGTCGTCACGTTCCCTTCGTCAGGGTCACCCCGTGAGCATCGAGATACGTGA
- a CDS encoding sensor histidine kinase, with amino-acid sequence MDDALNTITRVPRRPPPVDVALTVGLMAWAVAEALVAAGPGGLPGRLAFAIAVTLPLLVRRKAPLIVLAALVVTLLVRVWAVPGAEESTFPFPSLLVAVVSVALYERQVVAAVLGGLTALGAMLSLYPLGYYADTPSLGQVVILTFFISGAWAAGYLVRVRAAQAAAAQRATVEAVATERERIARELHDVVAHSLSIIAVQTGAAEELIALDPALAREHVAAARRTAREALTEMRHVLDVQREPSQHADLAPQPTLERVRDVVDEVRAAGLPVTLRVDGARGSVPAGLDLAGYRIVQEALTNVLRHAGAAETCVHVLYEPRGIELEIVNEAGPLTSRDTSGSGRGLVGMRERVRLYGGTVTAAPDRGGFRVHARLPRENS; translated from the coding sequence GTGGACGACGCCCTCAACACGATCACCCGCGTGCCGCGCCGCCCGCCGCCGGTCGACGTCGCGCTGACCGTGGGCCTGATGGCCTGGGCGGTTGCCGAGGCGCTGGTGGCCGCCGGGCCGGGTGGCCTCCCCGGACGGCTGGCGTTCGCGATCGCCGTGACGCTGCCTCTGCTCGTACGCCGGAAAGCGCCCTTGATCGTCCTGGCGGCGCTGGTGGTGACCCTGCTCGTACGGGTGTGGGCCGTGCCCGGCGCCGAGGAGAGCACCTTTCCGTTCCCCAGCCTGCTCGTGGCCGTCGTCTCGGTGGCGCTCTACGAACGGCAGGTGGTGGCGGCCGTCCTGGGCGGCCTGACCGCTCTGGGCGCGATGCTGTCGCTCTACCCGCTGGGCTACTACGCCGATACCCCGTCGCTCGGCCAGGTCGTCATTCTGACCTTCTTCATCTCGGGCGCGTGGGCCGCCGGCTATCTCGTCCGCGTGCGCGCCGCGCAGGCCGCCGCCGCCCAGCGCGCGACCGTCGAGGCCGTGGCGACCGAACGCGAGCGGATCGCCCGGGAGCTGCATGACGTGGTCGCCCACTCGCTGTCGATCATCGCCGTGCAGACCGGCGCGGCCGAGGAGCTGATCGCGCTGGACCCCGCCCTGGCCCGCGAGCACGTGGCCGCGGCCCGCCGCACCGCCCGCGAGGCCTTGACCGAGATGCGGCACGTGCTCGACGTGCAGCGCGAGCCGTCCCAGCATGCCGACCTGGCGCCGCAGCCGACCCTGGAACGGGTGCGGGACGTGGTCGACGAGGTACGTGCGGCCGGCCTGCCGGTCACGTTGCGGGTCGACGGCGCGCGGGGCTCGGTGCCGGCCGGCCTCGACCTGGCTGGCTACCGCATCGTGCAGGAGGCGCTCACCAACGTGCTCCGGCACGCGGGAGCAGCTGAGACCTGCGTGCACGTCCTGTACGAGCCGCGCGGCATCGAGCTCGAGATCGTCAACGAGGCCGGCCCGCTCACCAGCCGCGACACCTCCGGCAGCGGCCGGGGGCTGGTCGGCATGCGCGAACGGGTGCGCCTCTACGGTGGCACGGTCACCGCCGCCCCGGACCGCGGCGGTTTCCGCGTCCACGCTCGTCTGCCCAGGGAGAACTCATGA
- a CDS encoding M14 family metallopeptidase, with product MRRRRTAVAAALAVAMLGALFTGVPAGAAPTVSTEPAQYEIYDVRGQGQRNLIARTGVAIDSVEHATVTITATPADVRALQRQGFDVQPLLSTFDFPPSDAPYHNYGEMIAEVNRVVAAYPSIAAKRVLGKTYEGRDIVAVKISDNVGTDENEPEVLYDANHHAREHLTVEMALYVLDLYTSNYASDSRIRNVVNSRELWIIPSVNPDGSEYDVATGSYRSWRKNRQPNSGSSNVGTDLNRNYGYRWGCCGGSSGSTSSATYRGTAAFSAPETRAVRDFVNSRVVGGQQQIRAAMDFHTYSELVLWPFGHTTANTTTGMTADDYNTFSTFGRQMAATNNYTPEQSSDLYITDGDLLDWLWGTHKIFAYTFEMYPRSASGGGFYPPASVITRETTRNREATLMLAEVADCPYKVIGKQSTYCS from the coding sequence ATGAGACGACGACGTACGGCTGTGGCCGCCGCCCTGGCCGTGGCGATGCTGGGCGCACTGTTCACCGGGGTGCCCGCCGGCGCCGCGCCGACCGTCAGCACCGAACCCGCCCAGTACGAGATCTACGACGTACGCGGTCAGGGGCAGCGGAACCTGATCGCCCGCACCGGCGTTGCCATCGACAGCGTCGAGCACGCCACCGTCACGATCACCGCCACCCCGGCCGACGTCCGCGCCCTGCAGCGTCAGGGCTTCGACGTGCAGCCGCTGCTCTCCACCTTCGACTTCCCGCCCTCGGACGCGCCGTACCACAACTACGGCGAGATGATCGCCGAGGTGAACCGCGTGGTCGCCGCCTATCCGTCGATCGCCGCCAAGCGGGTGCTCGGCAAGACGTACGAGGGCCGCGACATAGTCGCCGTCAAGATCTCGGACAACGTGGGCACGGACGAGAACGAGCCCGAGGTCCTCTACGACGCCAACCATCACGCGCGTGAGCACCTGACCGTCGAGATGGCGCTGTACGTGCTCGACCTCTACACCAGCAACTATGCGAGCGACAGCCGGATCCGCAACGTGGTCAACAGCCGCGAGCTCTGGATCATCCCGTCGGTCAACCCGGACGGCTCGGAGTACGACGTCGCGACCGGCAGCTACCGCTCGTGGCGCAAGAACCGGCAGCCCAACAGCGGCTCGTCGAACGTCGGCACCGACCTGAACCGCAACTACGGCTACCGCTGGGGCTGCTGCGGCGGCTCGTCGGGCAGCACGTCCTCGGCGACCTACCGCGGCACGGCGGCCTTCTCGGCGCCCGAGACGCGTGCCGTGCGCGACTTCGTCAACAGCCGCGTCGTGGGCGGACAGCAGCAGATCCGCGCGGCAATGGACTTCCACACGTATTCGGAACTGGTTCTCTGGCCGTTCGGGCACACCACCGCGAACACCACCACCGGCATGACGGCCGACGACTACAACACTTTCTCGACGTTCGGCCGGCAGATGGCCGCGACCAACAACTACACCCCGGAACAGTCGTCCGACCTGTACATCACCGACGGCGACCTGCTCGACTGGCTGTGGGGAACGCACAAGATCTTTGCCTATACGTTCGAGATGTACCCGCGTTCGGCGTCCGGCGGTGGCTTCTATCCACCCGCGAGCGTCATAACGCGGGAGACAACGCGTAACCGGGAGGCCACCCTGATGCTCGCCGAAGTGGCAGACTGCCCGTACAAGGTGATCGGCAAGCAATCCACGTACTGTTCCTGA